The Paraburkholderia sabiae nucleotide sequence GTCCCGGACGTTGTGGTGTACGCATGCACCAGCGGGACGTTTCTGGACGGGAACAGCGCACTTGCGAATATCACATCGAGAATTGAGTCGCTTACTGATTCACGGGCCGTTACAACGTCGGCAGCCTTGCTGGACGCCTTGGCGACGTTGTCTGTGTCGAAGGTCGCCATAGCGGCACCCTATCCCGCAGATGTAACGAAGGCGGAGTGCCGGTTTTTTGAAAGTAACGGCTACAAGGTTGTGTCAAGTCACGCTTTGCTGCGTTCGGGCAACGAAATTCGCAAGATCACGGCTGGGGAAATCGAGCGCTTGGTCGTAGAGGCCGACTCGCCCGATGCTGAGGCCATTGTCGTCAGTTGCACAGATCTGCGCGCTTTCGAACTGGTCCAACACCTGGAAGAGGTCGTCAAAAAGCCGGTGCTCACAAGCAATCAGGCGACCCTTTGGGCGGTGCTCAAGCTATTGAACCGCCAAGTACAGGGCCCCGCGGGGGCGTTGTTCCGAAGCAGATCGCGGTAGCACGTAACGAGACGCAAGCGGCGAATCTCGATTCCAGCCTGCATCAGATGGATCGTAACGGTCAACGACTTCATCGAAGTGCTCGATGCATCTGGCGCATATAGCTCGCTTTCTTTCGCATTTACCCGCTGCAATCGCGTTCGACATAATTTATTAACGGATTGGCAATCAAAGGCACCAAATGTATACGCAAGACCACGTCGAGCAACGCGATTTCCGTCTATCGGCGGATATCGGAGGCACGTTCACTGACATTGTTCTCGAAGGACACGGCGAGCGGTGGTCCACTAAGACGTTGACACGCTACGACGCTCCAGAGCAGGCGATCATCACCGGTGTGCAGCACGTTCTCCGCACTGCCGGCGTGTCAACCGCGGAGGTGTCGCTGTTTGTACATGGGATGACGCTCGCGACCAACGCTGTACTCGAACGTCGCGGGGCGTTGACGGCATTCCTCACAACCAAGGGCTTTCGCGATGTGCTCGAGATCGGTTATGAAACGCGATATGCGCCTACCGACCTGATGCTCATCAAGCAAACTCCACTTGTTCCCCGGGAAAGGCGCTTCGTGGTTGAAGAGCGCGTGTCGGCGACCGGCGACGTACTTTTGCCACTTGATGAAGCAGCGTTTGACGCGCTAGCAGAGCAGTTGACAAAAGCACGTGTTGAAAGCGTGGCAATCGGTTTCATCCACGCATACGCTAATGGCGCACATGAGGAGCGTGCCCGCGATCTGCTCCTTGAAAGGCTCCCACACCTCTCTATCAGCGTGTCAAGTGAAGTCTGCCCCGAGATTCGGGAATATGAGCGCTTCTCTACAGTCGTTGCGAACGCCTACGTTCAGCCTATCGTTGAGCAGTATCTGAACAAGCTGCGAAGCAGCCTTGATGAGATTGGACTGACGGCTCCCGCCTTACTGATGGGCTCCGCCGGTGGTGTTATGCCACTTGATATTGCAAAGCGCATTCCGATCCGCCTTATCGAGTCCGGTCCGGCGGGAGGTGCTGTGCTATCCGCTTCCATTGCCAAGGAGCTCGACCTACCCAAGGTACTGTCTTTTGATATGGGCGGCACGACTGCCAAGATCTGTTTCATACAAGATGGTGAGCCGCATGTCGCTCCGCTGTTCGAAGTGGACCGGCAGAGCCGTTTCCAAAAGGGTAGCGGACTACCGTTACGCACGCCGGTGGTTGAACTCGTAGAGATCGGCGCGGGGGGCGGCTCCATCGCGTCTCTTGACCGCATGAATCGAATCGCCGTGGGTCCGCGCAGCGCGGCCTCCGAACCAGGGCCTGCATGCTATGGCCGCGGTGGGGAGGAACCTACTGTCACGGATTCAGACCTCTTGATGGGTCGCTTGGACCCGGAAAATTTCGCGGGAGGCAGTA carries:
- a CDS encoding maleate cis-trans isomerase family protein, producing the protein MGLILPSLNTTTEPDFIRHAPSDVGVFATRVFMKVSTPEDLRAMNAQVDDACRLIASIVPDVVVYACTSGTFLDGNSALANITSRIESLTDSRAVTTSAALLDALATLSVSKVAIAAPYPADVTKAECRFFESNGYKVVSSHALLRSGNEIRKITAGEIERLVVEADSPDAEAIVVSCTDLRAFELVQHLEEVVKKPVLTSNQATLWAVLKLLNRQVQGPAGALFRSRSR
- a CDS encoding hydantoinase/oxoprolinase family protein, with the protein product MYTQDHVEQRDFRLSADIGGTFTDIVLEGHGERWSTKTLTRYDAPEQAIITGVQHVLRTAGVSTAEVSLFVHGMTLATNAVLERRGALTAFLTTKGFRDVLEIGYETRYAPTDLMLIKQTPLVPRERRFVVEERVSATGDVLLPLDEAAFDALAEQLTKARVESVAIGFIHAYANGAHEERARDLLLERLPHLSISVSSEVCPEIREYERFSTVVANAYVQPIVEQYLNKLRSSLDEIGLTAPALLMGSAGGVMPLDIAKRIPIRLIESGPAGGAVLSASIAKELDLPKVLSFDMGGTTAKICFIQDGEPHVAPLFEVDRQSRFQKGSGLPLRTPVVELVEIGAGGGSIASLDRMNRIAVGPRSAASEPGPACYGRGGEEPTVTDSDLLMGRLDPENFAGGSIRLDTSASEIAIKRVIGDALALGTTESAFGVVEIVDETMANAARVHAAELGRELSEHVIIAFGGAAPLHAGRLAEKLGIDTIIIPRNAGVGSALGFLRAPIAVDLVQTAVTSLQSFDEGAVNELLATLQKRGETLAGDLKEQESLVASFSCAMRYRGQGYEVAVQIKDLPASATSLSSGFEAEYARLFGRVIPDGEMEVVSWQLRLSKSTWTAEAAADAPQVRPFEAEFSIKREIYEPRVGSMVAHRIYERKLLKAGARFTGPAMIVEDETSTVVPASFEGHVDERANLVLTKKEQA